A window of uncultured Litoreibacter sp. contains these coding sequences:
- a CDS encoding YtoQ family protein → MGLNVYLSGEIHTDWRDQIIDASKGLDVTFNSPVTDHGASDDCGVDILGAEDQKYWHDHKGAMVNAIRTRKGIADADVVVVRFGEKYKQWNAAFDAGYAAALGKSLIVVHGDDHQHALKEVDAAALAVTDDPLKVADILRYVLTGKLPG, encoded by the coding sequence ATGGGGCTGAACGTATATCTATCCGGCGAAATTCACACGGATTGGCGGGACCAGATTATTGACGCCTCCAAAGGTTTGGATGTGACCTTCAACAGCCCCGTAACGGACCACGGCGCGTCGGATGATTGCGGCGTAGATATTCTGGGGGCCGAGGACCAGAAATATTGGCACGACCACAAAGGCGCGATGGTGAACGCCATCCGCACCCGCAAGGGGATTGCGGATGCCGACGTGGTCGTGGTGCGCTTTGGCGAGAAGTACAAACAGTGGAACGCGGCGTTTGACGCAGGTTACGCGGCGGCCTTGGGCAAGTCGCTGATTGTTGTGCATGGCGACGACCACCAGCACGCGCTGAAAGAGGTGGACGCGGCGGCTTTGGCGGTGACGGATGATCCGCTGAAAGTGGCCGACATCTTACGCTACGTTTTGACCGGCAAGCTACCGGGGTAG
- the pheT gene encoding phenylalanine--tRNA ligase subunit beta yields MKFTLSWLKDHLDTEASVDDILYALTDLGLEVEGVENPMDRLGDFTIGYVKSAEKHPDADKLRVCQVETDEGDTQIICGAPNAREGIKVVIAKPGVYVPGIDTTIGVGKIRGIESFGMMCSEREMELSDEHDGIIELASGEVGQRFVDWLAEHDPSKVDTMIEIAITPNRPDALGVRGIARDLAARGLGVMKVRDTDPVEGTFKSSINVTIDDDTLSGCPVFYGRVIKGVKNGPSPQWLQDCLKAIGLRPINFLVDVTNFFTYDRNRPLHVFDADTVKGDLRVHRVEGGETLVALDDKEYTLQPGMMAISDDNGVESIAGIMGGTPSGCSDDTVNVFLESAFWDPIEIAHTGRKLKINSDARYRFERGVDPEFTPVGLEHATRMILDHAGGEASEVVVAGAVPDHSRAYRLDTDRVQSLVGMDIPANVQRKTLEDLGFTLDGDMANVPSWRPDVQGEADLVEEVARIASLTKLVGKPLKRTNVGVPRPILTPMQKREQAVRRTIAALGYNECVTYSFIDAASAEMFGGGTDASKLENPISSEMSHMRPDLLAGLLQAAARNQARGFNDMALFEVGPAFSGGEPGEQHVLASGLLVGHTGPKDVHGARRAVDVYDVKADAEAALAAMGAPAKSQILRGADAWWHPGRHGKICLGPKKVLGVFGEIHPKVLAAMDVKGPAMGFTLYPAEVPFAKSKSTARAALELRDLQAVERDFAFVVDADVEALTLVNAAAGSDKAMIEDVRVFDEFIGGSLGEGKKSLAITVRIQPTEKTLTDQEIEALAAKVVEKVTKATGGVLRG; encoded by the coding sequence ATGAAGTTCACCCTCTCCTGGCTCAAAGATCACCTCGACACCGAGGCGTCCGTTGATGACATCCTTTACGCGCTGACAGACCTGGGTCTGGAAGTGGAAGGCGTCGAGAACCCGATGGACCGTTTGGGCGACTTTACCATCGGCTACGTAAAGAGCGCCGAGAAGCACCCCGACGCCGACAAGTTGCGGGTGTGTCAGGTGGAAACCGACGAGGGCGACACCCAGATCATCTGCGGCGCGCCGAACGCGCGAGAGGGCATCAAGGTGGTCATCGCCAAGCCGGGCGTCTACGTGCCGGGCATTGATACCACCATCGGTGTCGGCAAAATCCGCGGCATCGAAAGCTTCGGCATGATGTGTTCCGAGCGGGAGATGGAACTGTCGGACGAGCATGACGGTATTATTGAACTTGCCTCTGGCGAGGTCGGGCAACGGTTTGTGGACTGGCTGGCGGAGCATGACCCGTCGAAAGTCGACACGATGATCGAGATTGCGATCACCCCGAACCGCCCCGATGCATTGGGCGTGCGCGGCATCGCGCGCGATCTGGCGGCGCGTGGCTTGGGCGTGATGAAGGTGCGGGACACCGACCCTGTTGAAGGCACGTTCAAAAGCTCGATCAACGTGACGATTGACGACGACACTCTGTCTGGCTGCCCGGTTTTCTACGGTCGGGTTATCAAAGGCGTAAAGAACGGCCCCAGCCCGCAATGGCTGCAGGACTGTCTAAAGGCCATCGGGCTGCGCCCGATCAACTTCCTCGTCGATGTGACCAACTTCTTCACCTACGACCGCAACCGCCCGCTGCACGTGTTTGACGCAGATACCGTCAAGGGCGATTTGCGGGTGCACCGGGTTGAGGGCGGCGAAACGCTCGTGGCGCTTGATGACAAGGAATACACGTTGCAGCCCGGCATGATGGCGATCAGCGACGACAATGGCGTTGAAAGTATCGCGGGCATCATGGGCGGCACGCCCTCGGGCTGTTCGGATGACACGGTGAACGTCTTTCTCGAAAGCGCGTTCTGGGACCCGATTGAAATTGCCCATACAGGCCGCAAGCTGAAGATCAACTCGGATGCGCGTTACCGGTTTGAGCGGGGCGTTGACCCCGAATTCACGCCCGTAGGGCTGGAGCATGCGACCCGGATGATCTTGGATCACGCGGGCGGCGAAGCGTCAGAGGTGGTTGTCGCGGGCGCGGTGCCCGACCATTCGCGCGCCTACAGGCTGGACACCGACCGCGTGCAGTCGTTGGTGGGCATGGACATCCCCGCAAATGTGCAGCGCAAGACGTTGGAAGACCTCGGCTTCACCTTGGATGGCGACATGGCCAACGTGCCGTCCTGGCGTCCCGACGTGCAGGGGGAGGCCGATCTGGTGGAGGAAGTCGCGCGGATCGCCTCGCTGACCAAACTGGTCGGCAAGCCGTTGAAGCGCACCAATGTCGGCGTGCCGCGCCCGATCCTGACGCCGATGCAAAAACGCGAACAGGCCGTGCGGCGCACGATTGCGGCGCTGGGGTATAATGAATGCGTGACCTACTCCTTCATCGACGCGGCATCTGCCGAGATGTTTGGCGGCGGCACGGATGCGTCCAAGCTGGAAAACCCGATCAGTTCGGAAATGAGCCATATGCGGCCCGACCTGTTGGCGGGCCTGCTGCAGGCGGCTGCGCGCAACCAAGCGCGCGGCTTCAATGATATGGCTTTGTTCGAAGTTGGCCCCGCCTTCAGCGGCGGCGAACCGGGTGAGCAGCACGTGCTGGCCTCTGGTCTGCTTGTAGGCCACACCGGCCCCAAGGACGTGCATGGCGCGCGGCGCGCGGTGGATGTGTATGACGTGAAGGCAGACGCCGAAGCGGCCTTGGCCGCAATGGGCGCACCGGCGAAATCGCAGATCCTGCGCGGCGCGGACGCGTGGTGGCACCCGGGGCGGCACGGCAAAATCTGCCTCGGCCCCAAGAAGGTGCTGGGCGTGTTCGGCGAAATTCACCCCAAGGTGCTGGCCGCGATGGATGTCAAAGGCCCCGCGATGGGCTTCACGCTCTATCCGGCAGAGGTGCCGTTTGCGAAATCCAAATCCACGGCGCGGGCCGCGTTGGAACTGCGCGACTTGCAAGCCGTGGAGCGCGACTTCGCCTTCGTGGTGGACGCCGATGTCGAGGCGCTGACGCTGGTCAACGCGGCAGCGGGGTCCGACAAGGCGATGATCGAAGACGTGCGCGTCTTTGACGAATTCATCGGCGGATCGCTGGGGGAGGGCAAGAAGTCCCTCGCCATCACCGTGCGCATCCAGCCGACCGAAAAAACCCTGACCGACCAAGAGATCGAGGCGCTCGCCGCCAAGGTCGTGGAGAAAGTCACCAAAGCAACAGGCGGCGTTCTGCGCGGCTAG
- the pheS gene encoding phenylalanine--tRNA ligase subunit alpha, which produces MDDLKAKYLGQIADASDEAALETIRVAAVGKKGEISLKMRELGKMTPEERQVAGPALNALKDEVNSALAAKKAGLADAALDERLKTEWLDVTLPGRGRPAGTIHPISQVSQEVQALFADLGFSVAEGPQVEDDWHNFDALNIPSHHPARGEMDTFYMHRDEGDNRPPHVLRTHTSPVQIRSMLDHGAPLRIICPGRVYRADYDQTHTPMFHQVEGLAIDTDISMANLKWVLEEFVKAFFEVDDVELRFRASHFPFTEPSAEVDIRCSWDNGQLKVGEGDDWLEILGSGMVHPKVLEAGGIDPAKWQGFAFGVGIDRIAMLKYGIPDLRAFFDSDLRWLRNYGFAALDQPDLASGLSR; this is translated from the coding sequence ATGGACGATCTGAAGGCAAAATATCTGGGTCAAATCGCGGACGCATCGGACGAGGCCGCGTTGGAAACCATCCGCGTCGCCGCCGTCGGCAAAAAGGGCGAGATCAGCCTGAAAATGCGTGAGCTGGGCAAGATGACCCCGGAGGAGCGCCAGGTCGCGGGCCCGGCGCTGAACGCGCTGAAGGATGAGGTGAACTCTGCCCTTGCCGCCAAGAAGGCTGGTCTTGCAGATGCCGCGTTGGATGAGCGGTTGAAAACCGAGTGGCTGGACGTCACGCTGCCGGGCCGTGGCAGGCCCGCCGGGACCATTCACCCGATCAGCCAGGTCAGCCAAGAGGTCCAGGCGCTGTTTGCCGATCTGGGCTTCTCCGTCGCCGAAGGACCGCAGGTTGAGGACGACTGGCACAACTTCGACGCGCTGAACATTCCGTCCCACCACCCCGCCCGCGGGGAAATGGACACGTTTTATATGCACCGCGACGAAGGCGACAACCGCCCGCCGCATGTGCTGCGCACCCATACCTCGCCGGTGCAAATCCGGTCCATGCTGGATCACGGCGCGCCGCTGCGCATCATCTGCCCCGGCCGCGTGTATCGCGCGGATTATGACCAGACGCACACGCCCATGTTCCATCAGGTAGAAGGGCTGGCCATCGACACCGATATTTCCATGGCCAACCTGAAATGGGTGCTGGAAGAGTTCGTCAAAGCGTTTTTCGAAGTGGATGATGTCGAGCTGCGCTTCCGCGCCTCGCATTTCCCGTTCACCGAGCCGTCAGCGGAAGTCGACATTCGCTGCAGCTGGGACAATGGCCAGCTGAAGGTGGGCGAGGGCGACGACTGGCTCGAAATTCTTGGCTCAGGCATGGTGCACCCGAAGGTGCTGGAAGCGGGAGGTATCGATCCCGCCAAGTGGCAAGGCTTTGCCTTCGGTGTGGGCATCGACCGTATCGCCATGCTGAAATACGGCATCCCCGACCTGCGCGCCTTCTTTGACAGCGACCTTCGCTGGCTGCGCAATTACGGGTTTGCAGCGTTGGATCAGCCCGATCTGGCGTCCGGCCTTAGCCGCTAA